The Schizosaccharomyces pombe strain 972h- genome assembly, chromosome: I genome contains a region encoding:
- the rpp203 gene encoding ribosomal protein P2, with protein MKYLAAYLLLTVGGKNSPSASDIESVLSTVGIESESERVEALIKELDGKDIDELIAAGNEKLATVPSGGAAAAAAPAAAGGAAPAAEEAAKEEAKEEEESDEDMGFGLFD; from the exons atgaagtatTTGGCTGCTTATCTTCTCTTGACCGTTGGTGGAAAGAACTCCCCTTCTGCCTCCGACATTGAATCAGTTTTGTCTACTGTCGGTATCGAAAGTGAGTCTGAGCGTGTTGAAGCTTTGATCAAGGAGCTTGATGGCAAGGACATCGACGAGCTCATTGCTGCTGGTAACGAGAAGCTCGCCACTGTTCCCTCTGGCGGtgctgctgctgctgctgctcCTGCCGCCGCTGGTGGTGCTGCCCCTGCTGCTGAAGAGGCTGCTAAGGAAGAAGCcaaggaagaagaagaatctGACGAAGAT ATGGGATTCGGCTTGTTcgattaa
- a CDS encoding putative DNAJC9 family protein — protein MDIDPYSVLGVEKDASDELIRRAYRKKALQHHPDRIHDEEKKVEARIEFDKVAIAYGVLSDKKRRKHYDKTGQLRETDADIDFDWKEWLDELYQGVVSGETLNEFKASYQYSEEEKCDVLKAYEKGKGSMDVILEEVMCCEISDEDRFRQVINNAIKDGKISKYKRFAPNEKKRKRRAKAAEREAQEAEELSMELGLDENLKKRRKAGASDEEALSALIRSRQKSRMYNLISNLESKYSKSSTKPKKSKKSRSKE, from the coding sequence ATGGACATCGATCCTTATAGCGTTTTGGGTGTAGAAAAAGATGCATCAGACGAACTAATTCGACGAGCTTACCGAAAGAAGGCACTTCAGCATCATCCTGATCGAATACACGATgaggaaaagaaagtagAAGCAAGGATTGAATTTGATAAAGTTGCAATTGCTTATGGTGTACTAagtgataaaaaaagaaggaaacaTTACGATAAAACAGGACAATTACGTGAAACCGATGCTGATATTGATTTCGACTGGAAAGAGTGGCTTGACGAATTATACCAAGGTGTTGTTTCCGGTGAGACACTTAACGAATTCAAAGCATCCTATCAATATTctgaagaggaaaaatGTGATGTTTTGAAAGCttatgaaaaaggaaaaggatCTATGGATGTAATTCTTGAAGAAGTTATGTGCTGTGAAATTTCTGATGAGGACCGTTTTCGGCAAGTTATAAACAATGCTATTAAGGATGGgaaaatttcaaagtaCAAGAGATTTGCTCCCAACGAAAAAAAACGTAAACGGAGAGCCAAGGCTGCAGAACGCGAAGCTCAGGAAGCGGAGGAATTGTCTATGGAACTTGGTTTAGACgagaatttgaagaagcgGAGAAAAGCTGGTGCAAGTGATGAAGAAGCTTTGAGTGCGCTCATTCGATCGCGACAGAAAAGTAGGATGTATAATCTGATTTCGAATCTGGAAAGCAAATACTCAAAATCGTCCACCAAGCCgaagaaatcaaaaaaatcacgATCCAAGGAATAA
- the pma1 gene encoding P3-type proton ATPase Pma1 translates to MADNAGEYHDAEKHAPEQQAPPPQQPAHAAAPAQDDEPDDDIDALIEELFSEDVQEEQEDNDDAPAAGEAKAVPEELLQTDMNTGLTMSEVEERRKKYGLNQMKEELENPFLKFIMFFVGPIQFVMEMAAALAAGLRDWVDFGVICALLMLNAVVGFVQEYQAGSIVDELKKSLALKAVVIREGQVHELEANEVVPGDILKLDEGTIICADGRVVTPDVHLQVDQSAITGESLAVDKHYGDPTFASSGVKRGEGLMVVTATGDSTFVGRAASLVNAAAGGTGHFTEVLNGIGTILLVLVLLTLFCIYTAAFYRSVRLARLLEYTLAITIIGVPVGLPAVVTTTMAVGAAYLAEKQAIVQKLSAIESLAGVEVLCSDKTGTLTKNKLSLGEPFTVSGVSGDDLVLTACLAASRKRKGLDAIDKAFLKALKNYPGPRSMLTKYKVIEFQPFDPVSKKVTAYVQAPDGTRITCVKGAPLWVLKTVEEDHPIPEDVLSAYKDKVGDLASRGYRSLGVARKIEGQHWEIMGIMPCSDPPRHDTARTISEAKRLGLRVKMLTGDAVDIAKETARQLGMGTNIYNAERLGLTGGGNMPGSEVYDFVEAADGFGEVFPQHKYAVVDILQQRGYLVAMTGDGVNDAPSLKKADTGIAVEGATDAARSAADIVFLAPGLSAIIDALKTSRQIFHRMYSYVVYRIALSLHLEIFLGLWLIIRNQLLNLELVVFIAIFADVATLAIAYDNAPYSMKPVKWNLPRLWGLSTVIGIVLAIGTWITNTTMIAQGQNRGIVQNFGVQDEVLFLEISLTENWLIFVTRCNGPFWSSIPSWQLSGAVLAVDILATMFCIFGWFKGGHQTSIVAVLRIWMYSFGIFCIMAGTYYILSESAGFDRMMNGKPKESRNQRSIEDLVVALQRTSTRHEKGDA, encoded by the coding sequence ATGGCTGATAACGCTGGTGAATACCATGACGCTGAAAAGCATGCTCCCGAGCAACAAGCTCCCCCTCCTCAACAACCCGCTCATGCAGCTGCTCCCGCTCAAGACGATGAGCCTGATGATGACATTGACGCTTTGATTGAGGAACTTTTCTCTGAAGATGTTCAAGAAGAACAAGAGGACAATGATGATGCCCCCGCTGCCGGTGAGGCTAAGGCTGTCCCCGAAGAGCTTCTTCAAACTGACATGAACACTGGTTTAACCATGTCTGAAGTAGAAGAGCGCCGTAAGAAGTACGGTCTCAATCAAATGAAGGAAGAACTCGAAAACCCCTTCCTCAAATTTATCATGTTTTTCGTTGGTCCTATTCAATTCGTTATGGAAATGGCTGCCGCTTTAGCTGCCGGTCTTCGTGATTGGGTCGATTTTGGTGTCATTTGCGCTCTTCTTATGCTTAACGCTGTTGTCGGTTTCGTTCAGGAATACCAAGCTGGTTCTATTGTCGAcgagttgaaaaaatctcTTGCTCTTAAGGCTGTTGTCATCCGTGAAGGTCAAGTTCACGAACTTGAGGCTAATGAAGTCGTTCCTGGTGATATCCTCAAATTGGATGAAGGTACCATTATTTGTGCTGATGGCCGTGTTGTTACTCCCGATGTCCATCTTCAAGTCGATCAATCTGCTATTACTGGTGAATCTCTTGCTGTTGACAAGCACTATGGTGACCCCACTTTCGCTTCTTCTGGTGTTAAGCGTGGTGAAGGTTTAATGGTTGTTACTGCTACTGGTGACTCTACTTTCGTCGGTCGTGCTGCTTCTTTGGTTAATGCCGCTGCTGGTGGTACTGGTCACTTTACCGAAGTTCTTAACGGTATTGGTACCATTCTTTTGGTTCTTGTCTTGCTCACTTTGTTCTGTATCTACACTGCTGCCTTCTATCGTTCCGTTCGTCTTGCTCGTCTTTTGGAATACACTCTTGCTATTACCATTATTGGTGTCCCTGTCGGTTTGCCCGCTGTCGTTACCACCACTATGGCTGTCGGTGCTGCTTACTTGGCTGAGAAGCAAGCTATTGTCCAAAAACTTTCTGCTATTGAATCCCTTGCTGGTGTCGAAGTTCTTTGCTCTGACAAGACTGGTACCCTTACCAAGAACAAGTTGTCTCTTGGTGAGCCCTTCACTGTCTCTGGTGTTTCCGGTGATGACTTGGTTTTGACTGCTTGTTTGGCTGCTTCCCGTAAGCGTAAGGGTTTGGATGCCATTGATAAGGCTTTCTTGAAGGCTTTGAAGAACTACCCTGGTCCCAGATCTATGCTTACCAAGTACAAAGTTATTGAATTCCAACCTTTCGATCCCGTTTCCAAGAAGGTTACTGCCTACGTTCAAGCTCCTGATGGAACCCGTATTACTTGTGTCAAGGGTGCTCCCCTTTGGGTTTTGAAGACCGTCGAGGAAGATCATCCTATCCCCGAAGACGTTTTATCTGCATACAAGGACAAGGTCGGTGATTTGGCTTCTCGTGGTTATCGTTCTTTGGGTGTTGCTCGTAAGATTGAGGGTCAACATTGGGAAATTATGGGTATTATGCCTTGTTCCGATCCTCCTCGTCATGATACTGCTCGTACTATTTCTGAAGCCAAGCGTTTGGGTCTCCGCGTTAAAATGCTTACTGGTGATGCCGTCGATATTGCTAAGGAAACTGCTCGTCAGTTGGGTATGGGTACTAACATTTACAATGCTGAACGTCTTGGTCTTACTGGTGGTGGTAACATGCCCGGTTCTGAGGTTTATGACTTCGTCGAAGCTGCTGATGGTTTCGGTGAGGTGTTCCCCCAACACAAGTATGCTGTCGTCGATATTCTTCAACAACGTGGTTATTTGGTCGCTATGACTGGTGACGGTGTCAATGACGCTCCTTCATTGAAGAAGGCTGATACTGGTATTGCTGTCGAGGGTGCAACTGATGCTGCCCGTTCTGCCGCTGATATTGTTTTCTTGGCTCCTGGTCTTTCTGCTATTATTGATGCCCTTAAAACATCTCGTCAAATTTTCCATCGTATGTACTCATATGTCGTTTACCGTATCGCTCTTTCTCTTCACTTGGAAATTTTCTTGGGTCTCTGGCTTATCATTCGTAACCAATTGTTGAACTTGGAATTGGTTGTTTTCATTGCCATTTTCGCTGATGTTGCTACTTTGGCTATTGCTTACGATAACGCTCCTTACTCTATGAAACCCGTCAAGTGGAACCTTCCTCGTCTGTGGGGTCTTTCCACCGTCATTGGTATTGTTTTGGCTATCGGTACCTGGATTACCAACACTACTATGATTGCTCAAGGTCAAAACCGTGGTATCGTTCAAAACTTCGGTGTTCAAGATGAAGTTCTTTTCCTCGAAATCTCTCTTACTGAGAATTGGTTGATTTTCGTTACTCGTTGCAACGGTCCCTTCTGGTCTTCTATTCCATCTTGGCAATTGTCTGGTGCTGTGTTGGCCGTCGATATTCTTGCTACTATGTTCTGTATCTTCGGTTGGTTCAAGGGTGGTCATCAAACTTCTATTGTTGCCGTTCTCCGTATCTGGATGTACTCCTTCGGTATTTTCTGTATCATGGCCGGAACTTACTATATCTTGTCTGAATCTGCTGGATTCGACCGTATGATGAACGGTAAGCCCAAGGAATCTAGAAACCAGCGTTCTATTGAGGACCTTGTTGTCGCTTTGCAACGTACTTCTACTCGCCATGAGAAGGGTGATGCTTAA
- the coq12 gene encoding NADH-dependent flavin oxidoreductase produces the protein MSIRFTHCFTSSSSLPCYILRHLPFSNFNRYSTASHDNVNAFRLLMRRFAQPVVIITSGFADGHRAGMTASSFTPVSLTPNPVISFNIKIPSRTANAIQQSNRVIVHLLSSSIKKHSEWASLLAKQKHQINPLMNSEKNSTSVEDLPGSNRTQQTSSHSLLHPLHPIDVSLSKEGLPCLVDSLGLLHCSIIHSYQVQDHILFVANVERVEHGSSPLESSSGLVYYNRNYCSTSPLSPIIDSFES, from the coding sequence ATGTCAATCCGATTTACTCATTGTTTTACTTCTTCCTCATCATTGCCCTGCTACATACTTCGACATTTgcctttttcaaatttcaacCGCTATTCTACCGCTTCCCATGATAACGTTAATGCTTTTCGCCTTTTAATGCGTAGGTTCGCACAACCAGTTGTCATCATCACGAGTGGTTTTGCTGATGGTCATCGTGCTGGCATGACGGCCTCATCCTTTACGCCAGTTTCTCTGACGCCAAATCCAGTAATTTCattcaatataaaaattccCTCTCGTACAGCAAACGCCATCCAACAATCCAATCGAGTAATCGTTCATCTTCTGTCTAGTTCAATAAAGAAGCATTCCGAATGGGCTTCCTTACTTgccaaacaaaaacatcaaATCAATCCTTTAATGAATTCAGAGAAAAACTCTACTTCTGTAGAGGATCTTCCAGGAAGCAATCGTACACAGCAAACATCTTCACATTCTCTTCTGCATCCCCTTCATCCAATCGATGTCAGTCTCAGTAAAGAAGGTCTTCCATGTCTTGTTGATAGCTTAGGGCTCTTGCACTGTTCAATAATTCATTCTTATCAAGTACAAGATCACATTCTTTTCGTTGCGAACGTTGAGCGTGTTGAACATGGCTCTAGCCCTTTAGAATCCAGCTCAGGCTTAGTTTATTATAATCGGAACTACTGCAGCACATCCCCGTTAAGCCCTATTATTGATTCTTTCGAAagttaa
- the stp1 gene encoding protein tyrosine phosphatase Stp1 — protein sequence MTKNIQVLFVCLGNICRSPMAEAVFRNEVEKAGLEARFDTIDSCGTGAWHVGNRPDPRTLEVLKKNGIHTKHLARKLSTSDFKNFDYIFAMDSSNLRNINRVKPQGSRAKVMLFGEYASPGVSKIVDDPYYGGSDGFGDCYIQLVDFSQNFLKSIA from the coding sequence ATGACCAAGAATATTCAAGTACTTTTTGTATGCTTGGGAAACATTTGCAGAAGTCCAATGGCTGAGGCAGTTTTTCGAAATGAAGTAGAAAAGGCTGGACTCGAGGCACGTTTTGACACCATTGATAGCTGTGGCACTGGTGCATGGCATGTAGGAAATCGACCTGATCCACGAACTCTCGAAGTACTTAAAAAGAATGGCATTCATACCAAACATTTGGCAAGGAAACTTTCAACGtctgattttaaaaactttgaCTACATTTTTGCAATGGATTCGTCAAATTTGCGAAACATTAATCGTGTTAAACCTCAAGGTAGCCGTGCTAAAGTCATGCTTTTTGGAGAATATGCTAGTCCAGgagtttcaaaaatcgtTGATGACCCTTATTATGGAGGAAGCGATGGTTTTGGAGATTGCTATATCCAATTAGTAgatttttctcaaaatttcCTCAAATCCATTGCTTAG